A genomic region of Candidatus Aegiribacteria sp. contains the following coding sequences:
- a CDS encoding ABC transporter substrate-binding protein — MKTVMLAVVLLLSVSCRSIDETSDDTRFVVLGPSLVEIMYVAGLGDRIVAVDRYSEWPQIVQELPSVGGYVDPSLERISSLSPTSIHVSGISPVLHELAEVLDIPCYSYRFDTLEDVFAVLDSLDARYGADAKKYKNELEIRLDSLQYLMENTLPVSCMIVVYHENGSSSMTIAGRNTFFADLLSAMNCEIAAPSAGAWPMISAEGVLEMAPDHIICLYPGRTDTTAVITSENDFWVDLGFEKSRIHCLFEPYIMIPGGRLVEIAERICSCLL, encoded by the coding sequence ATGAAAACCGTTATGCTTGCAGTAGTTCTGCTGCTGTCTGTATCCTGCAGGAGCATTGATGAGACTTCTGATGATACAAGATTTGTTGTTCTGGGGCCTTCTCTTGTTGAGATCATGTATGTTGCCGGGCTGGGGGACAGAATCGTAGCAGTTGACAGGTATTCGGAATGGCCGCAAATTGTACAGGAATTACCTTCAGTCGGCGGATATGTAGATCCTTCACTGGAACGGATATCCTCTCTTTCACCCACCTCTATTCATGTCAGCGGTATCAGTCCTGTACTTCATGAACTTGCGGAAGTACTTGATATTCCCTGCTACTCTTACCGTTTTGATACACTTGAAGATGTATTTGCAGTACTTGATTCTCTTGATGCAAGGTATGGAGCGGATGCAAAGAAGTATAAGAATGAGCTTGAGATTCGGCTTGATTCCCTCCAGTATTTAATGGAAAATACCTTACCTGTTTCCTGCATGATTGTTGTTTATCATGAAAACGGTTCTTCCAGCATGACAATTGCCGGTAGAAATACATTTTTCGCAGATCTGCTTTCCGCAATGAACTGCGAAATAGCAGCGCCTTCTGCCGGAGCCTGGCCAATGATATCCGCTGAGGGAGTGCTGGAAATGGCACCCGATCATATAATATGTCTGTATCCCGGACGAACAGATACAACGGCTGTTATTACTTCGGAGAACGACTTCTGGGTTGATTTAGGATTCGAGAAATCAAGGATTCATTGTCTCTTTGAGCCATATATCATGATTCCCGGAGGAAGGCTCGTGGAAATTGCTGAGAGGATATGTTCTTGTCTGCTCTGA
- a CDS encoding ABC transporter ATP-binding protein — protein MSALRLDDVSAGYGTRPVLSGINLSISSGDICGLIGPNGSGKSTLLRAVLNLGVTVSGTIEVCGIETSDLSDNQQARIVSYLPQNFNPLSRLTVAETVLLGRHPYRGRWAFDSSHDLEVAGECMLETDTLHLRDRIFSELSGGEKRLVLLASALAQEPELLLLDEPGSSLDFRHQLNMWLLLKKLSDKGIAVLISTHEVALAGRYLDSVLVLSNGNARAFGRPADVFTTEILSEVFEVHLHVSEDTETRSWIIVPEMKK, from the coding sequence TTGTCTGCTCTGAGATTGGATGACGTTTCCGCTGGATACGGCACCAGACCTGTACTGTCCGGAATCAATCTTTCCATATCTTCAGGCGACATATGCGGGTTGATCGGTCCGAATGGTTCAGGGAAATCGACACTTCTTCGCGCAGTTCTCAATCTGGGAGTCACTGTTTCAGGGACCATTGAAGTATGCGGCATAGAGACATCTGATCTCTCGGATAATCAGCAGGCAAGGATTGTATCATACCTTCCTCAGAATTTCAATCCTTTATCCAGGCTGACTGTAGCAGAAACAGTTCTCCTTGGCAGGCACCCCTATAGAGGAAGATGGGCATTTGACTCTTCACATGATCTTGAAGTTGCCGGGGAATGCATGCTGGAAACGGACACATTGCATCTAAGAGACAGGATATTCTCGGAACTCTCAGGGGGAGAAAAGCGGCTGGTTCTGCTTGCTTCAGCGCTTGCTCAGGAGCCAGAGCTGCTGCTGCTTGACGAACCCGGGTCATCTCTGGATTTCAGACATCAGCTTAACATGTGGCTGCTTCTTAAAAAGCTGTCAGACAAAGGGATTGCCGTGCTGATCAGTACTCATGAGGTTGCACTTGCCGGCAGATATCTTGATTCCGTGCTTGTGCTTTCCAACGGGAATGCCAGAGCATTCGGCAGACCTGCTGATGTATTCACAACGGAGATTCTTTCGGAGGTTTTCGAAGTTCATCTTCACGTATCGGAGGATACTGAAACCAGATCATGGATAATTGTGCCGGAGATGAAGAAATGA
- a CDS encoding iron ABC transporter permease — MMASGRKPSTGFWILLILAIVIAGVISLMVGPMGDPPGWVVFRLRLPRFVLALLTGSALSISGCVLQSLLRNDLATPYTLGISAGAGLVAGSFIISGFAIPVIGLVAAGTAGALLAVIAVYALASGGARGEYGATLLLAGVTMNLIGAAILLLFEYFSDASRILEIVRWMMGDLAVIGWGKPLFLILPAVIGTLIVFSRTDVLNQISQGDDLASTRGVSVRRERNLLLFAAAVLAGSTVGTVGPVGFVGLIVPHIMRRFVGADYRYLVPASALGGMLLMVLADSLSRIVVSPAELPIGIVMSLLGGPFFLVVLLRSSRKK; from the coding sequence ATGATGGCCTCAGGAAGAAAACCGTCAACCGGATTCTGGATTCTGCTGATACTGGCGATAGTTATTGCCGGTGTTATCTCACTGATGGTTGGTCCAATGGGTGATCCGCCGGGATGGGTGGTATTCCGCTTAAGACTGCCAAGATTTGTACTTGCTCTTCTTACCGGCAGTGCTTTATCCATTTCCGGATGTGTTCTGCAGTCACTGCTTCGCAATGATCTCGCTACTCCTTACACTCTTGGCATATCCGCAGGAGCAGGACTTGTTGCCGGTTCTTTCATTATATCCGGGTTTGCTATCCCTGTTATTGGTCTTGTCGCGGCAGGAACCGCAGGAGCGCTTCTTGCGGTAATCGCGGTTTATGCTCTCGCATCGGGAGGCGCAAGGGGAGAGTATGGCGCAACTCTGCTTCTTGCCGGGGTTACAATGAACCTTATTGGGGCTGCTATACTTCTTCTGTTTGAATATTTCAGTGATGCATCCAGAATACTCGAGATCGTAAGATGGATGATGGGAGATCTTGCAGTGATCGGATGGGGAAAGCCACTGTTTCTGATTCTCCCTGCGGTTATCGGAACGCTGATAGTATTTTCGCGAACCGATGTGCTCAATCAGATATCGCAGGGTGATGATCTGGCTTCAACAAGAGGTGTCTCGGTCAGGAGAGAACGCAATCTTCTTCTTTTCGCAGCGGCTGTCCTGGCCGGCTCTACAGTGGGAACCGTTGGACCTGTTGGATTTGTCGGATTGATCGTGCCGCATATCATGCGCAGATTCGTCGGGGCTGATTACCGGTATCTCGTACCGGCTTCAGCACTAGGTGGAATGCTTTTAATGGTTCTTGCGGATTCGTTATCCAGGATTGTCGTGAGTCCTGCAGAACTGCCTATCGGCATTGTCATGTCACTACTTGGAGGTCCATTCTTCCTGGTTGTTCTACTCAGAAGCAGCAGAAAGAAATAG
- a CDS encoding peptidylprolyl isomerase encodes MLTWLRDNAKIFLIATIVIFVALIFLRWGMGEGDNRPTNPFERAIATVDGIEIMPDEYQAALQNWNLRYRQMLEQSGNPDPESMLLLMSAVITEEAYKELINSKLEGIYLNSRNWTHFTIGQAEALLAAQLGMQDLGGMSAEEYIDMIESEQPGMYQQYLYQTYAGGDARRFPLASGMVSMASREEVNFLLLDSQGQITARYVIIDTIPPIPDENALEEFYNTNPSMFSRPAGSLLRFVTIQIAPQEDDLQFAAGKLDSLSYATAGSPITATRTQFLEYYGDGIIPEEGQRTVPFLGMYSNNPSISSYHVLLLDSVLTSSEILDDTLYLRSWEIPVLPQFSTIRSMMWTVEQQMEDILASSIPNISDSLLVIDFGEMLVEEDTPLTGSITEEIITFATDTLWSDSLGPIFYSPGYRGGYPAFTLVRRLEFYPSDTIGYEEAVNSGTLQEMTMYSIRREISRTLALEALDEIHLSGVNLGAWAASESLPIYTTAPFTASQIRTDAEFDPDAVYGILSSVEFAEAAIIAPEFQVIGPFSTGTSCVLAEVLSRQVPPANPNMTLMTYIAAQQGHQELSMTNIIQYMRETSEIHDFREEWQQYAEAVEDSIKAERERMEDQ; translated from the coding sequence ATGTTAACCTGGCTCAGAGATAATGCTAAAATATTCCTGATCGCAACCATTGTCATCTTCGTCGCTCTCATTTTTCTCCGGTGGGGAATGGGCGAGGGAGATAATAGACCGACTAACCCATTCGAACGCGCTATTGCGACAGTTGATGGCATAGAAATCATGCCGGATGAGTATCAGGCTGCGCTGCAAAATTGGAATCTTCGCTACAGACAGATGCTTGAGCAGAGCGGAAATCCCGATCCTGAATCGATGCTTCTTCTCATGAGCGCAGTCATAACAGAAGAAGCCTACAAAGAACTGATAAACAGCAAACTTGAAGGTATCTATCTGAATAGCAGAAACTGGACTCATTTCACAATCGGGCAGGCTGAAGCGCTTCTAGCCGCTCAACTTGGAATGCAGGATCTTGGCGGCATGAGCGCTGAAGAATACATTGATATGATTGAATCCGAACAGCCCGGAATGTACCAGCAGTATCTCTATCAGACATACGCAGGTGGAGACGCCCGACGCTTCCCACTGGCTTCAGGAATGGTAAGTATGGCTTCCAGAGAAGAGGTGAATTTCCTTCTTCTTGACAGCCAGGGGCAGATAACCGCCAGATATGTTATCATTGATACCATTCCACCAATTCCGGATGAAAATGCACTTGAAGAATTCTATAATACTAATCCTTCAATGTTTTCCAGGCCTGCCGGATCGCTGCTGAGATTCGTAACAATCCAGATAGCACCACAGGAAGATGACCTGCAGTTCGCAGCGGGAAAACTCGATTCTCTTTCGTATGCAACAGCAGGATCTCCCATCACTGCGACAAGAACGCAGTTCCTTGAATACTACGGAGACGGCATTATTCCTGAAGAGGGACAGAGAACCGTTCCATTCCTGGGGATGTACTCAAACAACCCATCTATCAGCAGTTACCATGTTCTCCTTCTTGATTCCGTCTTAACTTCATCTGAAATACTTGATGACACTCTCTACCTCAGAAGCTGGGAAATACCTGTTCTACCTCAGTTCTCCACAATAAGAAGTATGATGTGGACTGTAGAACAGCAGATGGAAGATATTCTTGCAAGCAGCATACCGAATATCAGCGATTCTCTTCTGGTTATCGATTTTGGTGAGATGCTGGTTGAGGAAGATACACCTCTAACAGGCAGTATTACAGAGGAGATAATTACCTTTGCGACGGATACACTCTGGTCGGATTCACTTGGACCGATTTTCTATTCCCCTGGATACAGGGGTGGCTATCCAGCATTCACACTTGTTCGCAGGCTGGAATTCTATCCATCGGACACAATCGGTTACGAAGAAGCAGTCAATTCCGGAACTCTCCAGGAAATGACAATGTACTCCATCAGAAGAGAAATATCCAGAACTCTTGCTCTTGAGGCACTTGATGAAATCCATCTAAGCGGTGTCAACCTTGGAGCATGGGCAGCATCTGAATCACTGCCAATATATACTACAGCTCCTTTCACCGCTTCACAAATCAGAACTGATGCTGAATTTGATCCGGATGCCGTGTATGGAATCCTATCTTCCGTGGAATTCGCGGAAGCAGCCATTATCGCGCCTGAATTCCAGGTTATTGGACCGTTCAGCACCGGAACCAGCTGTGTACTTGCAGAAGTTCTTTCACGTCAGGTTCCACCGGCAAATCCGAATATGACACTAATGACTTATATTGCCGCTCAGCAAGGACATCAGGAACTCAGCATGACCAATATCATTCAGTATATGAGAGAGACAAGTGAAATTCACGATTTCAGGGAGGAATGGCAGCAGTACGCTGAGGCGGTCGAGGATTCAATCAAGGCAGAACGGGAGCGGATGGAGGATCAGTAG
- the holA gene encoding DNA polymerase III subunit delta, producing the protein MKISRYIDMENMVLEADAGCIFAVSGPDIYQSTRLQKLMTEKFGNELKYDIIRFDGGELQEGDLRRYILENSLFAPGKLLIISRCHNIGKAAQSELMLSIDEGLKDCALFLVSLKTPRESAVLRKLEKKRIPFYICYEPYEREIPGWTTRLASLENIKLSRETVQLLAEYSGRNLGRMSDAIVKLALYHGPGSTIDRNGMLEVLSGKDKADIFHLGDMIFGNRRGKAIDAAWSLLRYGEDPGGLISFIFGQWQKVVQVMEIVESGGGKKEVANETGARFPLLDRLMKYSRSACRVDPAVAAEAFAEADRAIKTGVDQLVLLARLIFTLTSGHS; encoded by the coding sequence ATGAAGATCAGCAGGTACATCGATATGGAGAATATGGTTCTGGAAGCAGACGCAGGATGCATATTTGCTGTATCCGGTCCTGACATTTATCAGTCAACTCGTCTTCAGAAACTGATGACTGAGAAGTTCGGGAACGAACTCAAATATGATATAATCCGGTTTGACGGCGGTGAACTTCAGGAAGGCGACCTTCGCAGATATATTCTCGAGAACTCCCTCTTCGCGCCCGGGAAGCTTCTCATTATCTCCAGATGTCATAACATCGGGAAAGCTGCTCAGTCTGAATTGATGCTTTCCATCGATGAGGGGCTGAAAGATTGCGCATTGTTTCTTGTATCCCTGAAAACTCCCAGAGAATCAGCCGTCCTTCGAAAACTGGAGAAGAAAAGAATACCGTTCTATATCTGTTATGAACCCTATGAAAGAGAAATACCAGGATGGACAACCAGGCTTGCATCCCTGGAAAATATCAAGCTGAGTCGGGAAACCGTTCAGCTTCTCGCCGAGTATTCCGGAAGAAATCTTGGAAGAATGTCCGATGCTATCGTAAAACTAGCTTTGTATCACGGACCCGGTTCAACAATTGATAGAAATGGTATGCTGGAAGTATTATCAGGTAAGGATAAAGCTGATATTTTCCATCTAGGAGATATGATCTTCGGTAATCGGAGAGGGAAAGCCATTGATGCCGCATGGTCGCTTCTGCGGTATGGTGAGGATCCAGGCGGACTCATATCCTTTATATTTGGTCAGTGGCAGAAGGTTGTGCAGGTAATGGAAATTGTTGAGAGCGGAGGTGGAAAGAAAGAAGTCGCAAATGAAACAGGGGCAAGATTTCCACTGCTGGATAGGTTAATGAAATACTCTCGAAGTGCTTGCAGAGTTGATCCAGCTGTTGCTGCAGAAGCTTTTGCGGAAGCTGATAGAGCAATAAAAACCGGTGTTGATCAACTGGTTTTGCTGGCTCGATTAATCTTCACCTTGACAAGCGGTCATTCATAG
- a CDS encoding aspartate-semialdehyde dehydrogenase: protein MMISVGVVGATGLVGTTMINVLQERSFPVDRFHAFASGESREKTVRFNNQNYPVEIITPETLCKGIILFGATSAEVAKKWIPQCIESGAAIIDNSSAFRMNPEVLLAVPEVNGHLITGAENLIANPNCSTIQLVVALNPLNTMRNIRWVSVATYQAVSGAGSPFLDELSRQQNGMGIKPGTAHLHENIITVIGPPDAYGYCDEELKLMHETCKIMNLDLPVFASTARVPVRTGHTEAVVVKFESPLLAEEAASVLMNTPGITVSQSGCSPVDVENTDNVIVDRIRNYPDDSTILQFWVLADNLRKGAALNAVQIAEVFLKQRGRVPNARPPNAAS from the coding sequence ATGATGATATCCGTCGGCGTTGTTGGCGCAACAGGACTTGTCGGTACGACTATGATCAATGTACTTCAGGAGCGCTCCTTTCCTGTTGACCGATTCCATGCATTCGCCTCAGGTGAATCCAGGGAAAAAACAGTCCGATTCAATAATCAGAACTACCCGGTTGAGATAATAACACCGGAAACATTATGCAAGGGAATCATACTGTTTGGAGCCACCTCTGCGGAAGTGGCAAAAAAATGGATACCTCAGTGCATTGAATCCGGCGCAGCAATAATAGATAATTCTTCCGCGTTCAGAATGAATCCTGAAGTGCTTCTGGCCGTACCTGAAGTAAACGGTCATCTCATTACGGGTGCTGAGAACCTGATAGCCAACCCGAATTGCTCCACAATACAGCTCGTCGTTGCTCTTAATCCCCTTAATACGATGAGAAATATCCGGTGGGTCTCCGTCGCTACATATCAGGCGGTATCCGGCGCCGGATCACCCTTCCTTGATGAGCTTTCAAGACAACAGAACGGAATGGGAATCAAACCGGGAACTGCACACCTCCATGAAAACATCATCACCGTTATAGGTCCTCCCGATGCATACGGCTACTGTGATGAAGAGTTGAAGCTCATGCATGAAACCTGTAAGATCATGAACCTGGATTTGCCCGTATTCGCATCTACCGCAAGGGTACCTGTCAGAACAGGCCACACAGAAGCGGTAGTGGTAAAATTCGAAAGTCCCCTTCTCGCTGAAGAAGCTGCATCAGTTCTCATGAATACCCCCGGTATTACAGTTTCACAGAGCGGTTGCTCACCGGTTGATGTTGAGAACACTGACAATGTAATTGTGGACAGGATACGCAATTATCCTGATGATTCGACTATTCTTCAATTCTGGGTTCTGGCTGATAATCTCAGAAAAGGCGCAGCATTGAACGCAGTTCAGATAGCGGAAGTATTTCTGAAACAAAGGGGCCGGGTCCCAAATGCCCGGCCCCCAAATGCAGCTTCTTAG
- a CDS encoding LysM peptidoglycan-binding domain-containing protein gives MILPVLQGGEIIRTEVPFTDIPASLASFSDIQYRAESFPGRGNIKDLVERILRTQGVPVEIAALVWVESDFNVGCYSRVGAAGPWQLMPETAREMGLRIDDSVDERYSWVASTRAAAKYLLHLYGMFDDWSLALAAYNCGPGRVLSGLQQGGTTFGEIELPGETDAFVPRFASAAEAYIDVELESGVLAVVWVPSGFDLRLLGPETGVEIDSLMDLNRSYLLERTPDDGQAWEIIVPAESVNDVFNAAWTIDPERYLVKEGDTWNGIAWSTGVSPEVLRGLNSAGSLRPGVLIGLPESQRRPVNAGYMDNPQFIRYTVRMGDTMSEIAAGVGVSSREVAAWNNMSSDNIIYPGDVLLLRRCDSTEAQDSPLLDNALPEEKEIDIVSNGVRIEHVIVEGDTLWDIAIRYSVSIEQIMYLNSLESSILSLGDVLLIIPE, from the coding sequence ATGATTCTGCCTGTGCTCCAGGGGGGTGAGATAATCCGAACTGAAGTTCCTTTTACCGATATTCCCGCTTCACTCGCATCCTTCAGTGATATTCAGTACAGAGCTGAGAGTTTTCCCGGTAGAGGTAATATTAAAGACCTTGTCGAGAGAATCCTCAGAACCCAGGGTGTTCCGGTTGAAATAGCTGCACTTGTATGGGTAGAAAGTGATTTCAATGTTGGATGCTACTCTCGAGTGGGAGCTGCAGGTCCGTGGCAGTTAATGCCTGAAACCGCACGGGAAATGGGATTGCGGATAGATGATTCAGTGGATGAAAGGTACTCATGGGTAGCATCAACAAGAGCAGCCGCGAAGTACCTGCTTCATCTTTACGGGATGTTTGATGACTGGTCTCTGGCTCTGGCGGCATATAACTGCGGTCCAGGGAGAGTACTATCAGGTCTTCAGCAGGGTGGTACGACTTTCGGGGAAATTGAGCTTCCGGGCGAAACCGACGCCTTTGTTCCAAGATTTGCCTCTGCCGCAGAAGCATATATTGATGTAGAACTGGAATCAGGTGTTCTGGCAGTGGTTTGGGTTCCCTCGGGATTTGATCTGAGACTTCTCGGTCCTGAAACAGGAGTTGAGATTGACTCTCTAATGGATTTAAACAGATCCTATCTGTTGGAGAGGACTCCTGATGATGGGCAGGCGTGGGAAATCATTGTGCCCGCGGAGAGCGTTAATGATGTTTTCAACGCCGCCTGGACAATCGATCCTGAACGATACCTTGTTAAGGAAGGTGATACCTGGAACGGAATCGCATGGTCAACGGGAGTATCTCCGGAGGTTCTCAGAGGTTTGAATTCCGCTGGTTCCCTCAGACCCGGTGTTCTTATTGGACTTCCGGAGAGCCAGCGCCGACCTGTTAATGCAGGATACATGGATAATCCCCAGTTTATAAGGTATACTGTTCGAATGGGGGATACCATGAGCGAGATAGCTGCAGGTGTTGGAGTCAGCTCCCGAGAGGTTGCTGCATGGAATAATATGTCATCTGATAATATAATTTATCCTGGTGATGTTCTTCTTCTTCGTCGTTGCGATAGTACGGAAGCGCAGGATTCACCGCTTTTGGATAACGCACTTCCCGAAGAGAAAGAAATAGATATAGTATCGAATGGGGTAAGAATTGAACATGTGATTGTCGAAGGAGACACTTTATGGGATATCGCAATCCGATATAGTGTATCTATTGAACAGATCATGTATCTTAACTCTCTTGAGAGCAGTATCCTGTCATTAGGTGATGTTCTTCTAATTATACCTGAGTAG
- a CDS encoding tetratricopeptide repeat protein: MAKAPESDKKGLSMEELLTGIGKLIYKLNESVENGNDRLEKLETNLLTMFQERFDGITEQLVKSNELLAGDSPDPVDKKVFVKELGKVTKLLSESAKSIEKTVKDVISKQDKKDGGALAEKVSSIDKAIKENTKYQKEQLEEMNKLLSLHSVEVKDNQVKDLNRSAIMHFNNAEYEQALSSLQDAIEISPDNPGLLANMAHVKASQGKLDEAEEDFRKALKADPDLEPAISGLGTILVHTGRANETIEFLQKFFERESEPSIGVMIAMSRAYAAEENHSKAVALLEQAEKVAPGHPELEQELAKYR, encoded by the coding sequence ATGGCTAAAGCACCAGAATCTGACAAAAAGGGTCTTTCGATGGAGGAGCTTCTAACCGGAATCGGAAAACTGATATACAAACTCAATGAATCCGTTGAGAATGGTAATGATCGTCTTGAGAAGCTGGAAACCAACCTCCTGACTATGTTTCAGGAGAGATTTGATGGTATTACCGAGCAGCTTGTGAAGTCAAATGAATTGCTGGCTGGAGATTCACCTGATCCTGTCGATAAAAAGGTTTTTGTCAAAGAACTTGGAAAAGTAACCAAACTGCTTTCTGAATCCGCGAAGTCAATTGAGAAAACCGTAAAGGATGTTATCAGCAAGCAAGATAAAAAGGATGGAGGCGCACTAGCTGAGAAAGTCAGTTCTATTGATAAAGCTATAAAGGAAAATACTAAATATCAGAAGGAACAGCTTGAGGAGATGAATAAGCTGCTTTCACTTCATTCCGTAGAAGTAAAGGATAACCAAGTGAAAGATTTGAATCGCTCGGCGATAATGCATTTCAATAACGCGGAATACGAACAAGCCTTATCCAGCCTGCAGGATGCCATTGAAATCAGTCCTGACAATCCTGGACTTCTGGCAAATATGGCTCATGTAAAAGCATCTCAGGGGAAGCTGGATGAAGCGGAGGAAGATTTCAGAAAAGCTCTGAAAGCTGATCCTGACCTTGAGCCTGCCATTTCGGGCCTTGGCACAATTCTTGTCCATACCGGACGAGCGAATGAAACAATCGAATTCCTTCAAAAATTCTTTGAGAGGGAATCAGAACCTTCAATTGGAGTCATGATAGCCATGAGCAGAGCTTATGCGGCTGAAGAGAACCATTCAAAAGCTGTTGCTTTGCTCGAACAGGCTGAGAAGGTAGCTCCCGGGCATCCGGAGCTGGAACAGGAACTTGCGAAGTACCGATAG